A genomic window from Montipora capricornis isolate CH-2021 chromosome 8, ASM3666992v2, whole genome shotgun sequence includes:
- the LOC138059153 gene encoding myb/SANT-like DNA-binding domain-containing protein 4: protein MAECVAEREEINSEAKERKRKPNFSVYEIGVITENVKKNLETIQSKLTNNVTNKKKQEIWEEITRAVNAVGTANRTVSEVKDKWKNLHSTAKKEFSEFKRESKKTGGGPPPKPVSASSREIIEVFEDTPGFSGLNGFETVSEATLPIESATVSAELLTNIDRSVNENVEDEIQEEKKKRKLKKRITHDDVLEQQFKALVTKQENLTLKKRKLELEVYLLEQKVLQGETTIPTE from the exons ATGGCGGAATGTGTCGCGGAACGTGAAGAAATAAACTCtgaagcaaaagaaagaaaacgaaaacccAACTTTTCCGTTTACGAAATTGGCGTGATtactgaaaatgttaaaaaaaaccttgaaactaTTCAGTCGAAACTAACAAATAATGTCaccaacaaaaagaaacaagaaatcTGGGAAGAAATTACGCGAGCTGTTAATGCAGTGGGAACAGCAAACCGTACGGTGTCCGAGGTGAAGGACAAGTGGAAAAATCTTCACAGTACCGCGAAAAAAGAATTCTCTGAATTCAAGAGAGAGTCGAAGAAGACTGGAGGAGGGCCGCCGCCGAAACCCGTAAGTGCTTCAAGTAGAGAGATTATTGAAGTCTTTGAAGACACGCCAGGTTTCAGCGGCTTGAATGGGTTTGAGACAG TCTCTGAAGCTACATTACCAATTGAAAGTGCTACTGTTTCTGCTGAACTATTGACCAATATTGACAGAAGTGTGAATGAAAACGTTGAAGATGAAATtcaagaagaaaagaagaaaaggaaactgaAGAAACGAATTACTCATGATGACGTCCTTGAACAACAGTTCAAGGCATTAGTTacgaaacaagaaaatttgactttaaaaaagagaaaattagaATTGGAGGTGTATCTTTTGGAGCAAAAAGTGTTGCAAGGGGAAACCACTATCCCCACTGAATAA
- the LOC138059106 gene encoding uncharacterized protein isoform X2 produces the protein MATPGPLASSKEKTNGAKLNRLIVDGGTTVLRSVFDTHHPPAKLAADLNACYSILDQLFRRRILNSHQWDKLFPVCGATPDSTTFDITLLFLLLTNICGLTPPHTGWHCKPPPSDTSHEANLARIKFFRNQLYGHITTTGVDELMFNALWQEISTVLVSLGLSQAEVDRLKAERCGEEDYLEALRDWTESEGELKTQLEDLRIQQSTTRQTVEEGNSRLENLQISQNKTQQAVKESNSRIQDVHQIVAEIRETQQNIDHEDKILKKLARIDTQHDVRDYSKRYLEGTRESFFAKINTWLDNASSPNRVLVVSGHAGVGKSVIAAEMCRRMQEAGRLAGSHFCHHDRARQRNPKVMMQSLACHLSFCLPNYTKALVEQLSGNLGVEINDMEVTDLFDLLFLEPLNRVADPGFTSLVIIDALDESEYQGRNDLLDVIANLFKHLPFWLRFLVTTRPEVNIWDSLKDLQPLILEPQDEDNLKVIRFYFERSLSDLLDVGMRELVLDDLVQKSEGVFLCAKFLVDFIRAKCSTLLTLEQLDKTLPAGIACVYQSYFERLEQDLRKELNITEEQFLCFLGAIAAAREPLPLGFVPKFLCTNLSSSTVMRKASNAIAIVSSLLPVHEDRIHFFHKSVKDWLTDKSAYGQHCFSVDEMKGHKILYTLCFNEFDELKRKGIGNSQTFPDTSRYALEHGVQHMLQLDKDMKSCSLEQRVGKYVSDPELLYAKLCVNLAGATEDIVGVMKQGGLKTISTKFHETLSSLLILLKKHRVTLMEHPFTIFQSLLNEGSSKLSDDSRLLLETKYSDKPYMEFLNKNDSQTAIQAQFVCGSEVACLDVSPSLEYMVCECRDGSIQFWSLASATCPREGLIATFSGQPLNLKIIKVKHPGERTLERKTKRSKHKKSVSCGCLVM, from the exons CTGAATCGCCTTATTGTTGATGGTGGAACAACTGTACTGAGAAGTGTTTTTGACACTCATCACCCTCCTGCAAAATTGGCAGCTGATCTTAATGCCTGTTATTCCATCCTTGACCAGCTTTTTCGTAGAAGAATTCTCAATAGTCACCAGTGGGACAAGCTCTTTCCTGTTTGTGGAGCGACCCCCGACTCCACCACGTTTGATATCACTCTGTTGTTCCTCCTTCTGACCAACATTTGTGGACTTACCCCTCCCCACACTGGATGGCATTGCAAGCCGCCCCCAAGTGACACTTCTCATGAGGCAAACCTAGCTCGAATTAAGTTTTTTCGTAATCAGTTGTATGGGCACATCACAACCACTGGTGTCGATGAACTGATGTTCAATGCTCTGTGGCAGGAAATCAGTACCGTTCTAGTTTCTCTTGGGTTAAGTCAGGCAGAGGTTGATCGATTAAAGGCGGAGCGATGTGGAGAGGAGGATTATCTTGAAGCCTTACGGGACTGGACAGAGAGTGAAGGAGAGCTCAAGACTCAACTTGAAGACTTACGAATCCAGCAGTCAACAACCCGACAGACTGTTGAGGAAGGTAATTCCAGACTTGAAAACCTGCAAATTTCTCAGAACAAAACCCAACAAGCTGTCAAGGAAAGCAATTCTAGGATTCAAGACGTACATCAAATTGTTGCTGAAATCCGTGAGACACAACAGAACATCGATCATGAAGATAAAATCTTAAAGAAACTTGCAAGGATTGACACGCAACATGATGTGAGAGATTATTCAAAGAGATACTTAGAAGGAACCCGTGAGtcttttttcgctaaaatcaACACCTGGTTGGATAATGCAAGCTCTCCAAATCGAGTCTTGGTGGTCAGCGGACATGCAGGGGTGGGGAAATCTGTCATTGCTGCTGAGATGTGCAGAAGAATGCAAGAAGCTGGCAGATTGGCAGGAAGCCATTTTTGTCACCATGACAGAGCACGTCAGAGGAATCCCAAGGTGATGATGCAGTCTTTAGCTTGTCACCTGTCATTCTGTCTTCCAAACTACACGAAAGCCCTTGTGGAACAGCTCTCCGGAAATCTGGGTGTAGAGATCAACGACATGGAAGTGACAGATCTCTTTGATTTGCTTTTTTTAGAGCCTCTAAACAGGGTAGCAGATCCAGGTTTTACATCTCTTGTGATAATAGATGCTTTAGATGAAAGTGAATACCAAGGACGAAATGATCTCCTTGACGTGATTGCCAACTTGTTTAAGCATTTACCATTTTGGCTTCGATTTTTGGTGACGACGCGACCTGAAGTTAACATTTGGGACAGCCTCAAAGATTTGCAACCACTAATACTGGAGCCacaagatgaagacaacttGAAGGTCATTCGATTTTACTTTGAACGGAGTCTAAGCGATTTATTAGATGTTGGAATGCGCGAGCTGGTCTTAGATGATCTTGTGCAAAAGTCAGAGGGAGTCTTTCTGTGTGCCAAGTTTTTGGTAGATTTCATAAGGGCCAAGTGTTCAACTCTTCTCACCTTGGAACAACTGGACAAGACCCTTCCGGCGGGCATCGCGTGTGTTTACCAGTCGTATTTCGAACGGCTCGAACAAGACTTGCGTAAAGAACTAAACATAACTGAAGAGCAATTTCTATGTTTCCTGGGTGCAATTGCCGCTGCCAGGGAACCACTTCCATTGGGTTTTGTTCCTAAATTTTTGTGCACGAACTTGTCGTCCTCGACTGTTATGCGAAAGGCGAGCAACGCCATTGCCATTGTGTCATCACTTCTTCCTGTTCACGAAGACCGCattcatttctttcataaatcAGTCAAGGACTGGTTGACAGACAAGTCAGCCTACGGGCAGCACTGTTTTAGTGTAGATGAAATGAAAGGCCATAAGATCCTGTATACTCTTTGCTTTAAcgagtttgacgaattaaagaGAAAAGGTATTGGCAACTCACAAACCTTCCCTGACACTTCAAGGTACGCCTTGGAACATGGTGTTCAGCACATGTTACAGTTAGACAAGGACATGAAATCCTGCAGCCTTGAACAAAGAGTTGGAAAATATGTGTCAGACCCAGAGCTTCTGTACGCAAAGCTTTGTGTGAACCTTGCAGGAGCCACGGAAGATATTGTTGGTGTAATGAAGCAGGGTGGTTTGAAGACGATATCGACCAAGTTTCATGAGACCCTCTCGTCATTATTGATTCTTTTGAAGAAGCACCGCGTAACCTTAATGGAACATCCCTTTACTATCTTTCAAAGTCTGTTGAATGAGGGAAGTAGTAAATTATCTGATGACTCCCGCCTGCTTCTGGAGACCAAGTATTCCGATAAACCTTACATGGAGTTCTTAAACAAAAATGACTCCCAAACAGCTATTCAAGCTCAGTTTGTTTGTGGATCAGAAGTGGCTTGTTTGGATGTGTCCCCTAGCTTAGAATACATGGTGTGTGAATGCCGCGATGGAAGCATTCAGTTTTGGTCACTTGCTTCAG CAACGTGTCCTAGAGAGGGTCTGATTGCCACTTTTTCAGGCCAGCCATTGAACTTAAAAATTATCAAGGTAAAGCACCCGGGAGAAAGGACACTCGAGAGGAAGACAAAAAG GTCCAAGCATAAGAAGTCAGTTTCTTGTGGTTGTCTTGTAATGTGA
- the LOC138059867 gene encoding putative nuclease HARBI1, with translation MADLLLGGLGLMPGPVRRKARKFRLHDDFSLDEYTDDELRSRYRFGRESIQFLIDLLRDDLERATARNHALSTTVQVLAALRFFASGSFLQVIGDTIGLSKSTVSRIISKVSYALAQKQVHFIKWPSTEAEIVQTKRGFYDKGGFPGVIGCVDGTHIKIQGPTENENDYVNRKGFHSINVQAICNHKGMFTNIVARWPGSTHDSFIFTDSQIGQQLNAQHQSLEDGLLLGDSGYPCKPYLMTPYLNPGTNKQTQFNNAHARTRVAIEQAFGVWKRRFHLLHSEIRMKPEKVCMMIGACAVLHNIAILRNEPLDGHAEADDQPDPICYCGPEDGKVIRDHICNTFF, from the exons atggCTGACTTACTGCTTGGTGGTTTGGGCTTAATGCCTGGTCCAGTTAGAAGAAAAGCGAGAAAATTCAGGCTCCACGATGATTTTTCTTTAGACGAATACACTGACGACGAGTTGAGAAGTCGATATCGTTTTGGCCGAGAGTCAATTCAATTTTTGATCGACCTTCTTCGTGACGACCTTGAAAGGGCCACCGCTCGAAACCATGCCTTGTCAACAACTGTACAAGTCCTTGCTGCGTTGCGGTTTTTTGCCTCCGGAAGCTTTCTGCAAGTTATTGGCGATACCATTGGTTTGTCAAAGTCGACCGTGTCTCGCATCATCAGCAAAGTTTCCTATGCCCTCGCACAAAAACAAGTACACTTCATCAAGTGGCCATCGACCGAAGCCGAGATTGTTCAAACAAAACGAGGCTTTTACGACAAGGGAGGGTTCCCTGGGGTGATTGGCTGTGTGGACGGCACGCACATAAAGATTCAGGGACCAACCGAAAACGAAAATGACTATGTCAACCGAAAGGGGTTTCATTCAATTAATGTGCAAGCGATTTGCAATCACAAAG gCATGTTTACAAACATCGTAGCAAGATGGCCAGGCAGCACACATGACAGCTTTATTTTCACGGATTCACAAATTGGCCAACAACTCAATGCCCAGCACCAATCCCTGGAGGATGGTTTGCTGTTAGGTGATAGTGGCTATCCTTGCAAGCCCTACTTGATGACCCCGTACTTGAATCCTGGGACCAACAAGCAGACACAATTTAACAATGCACATGCACGTACGAGGGTGGCAATTGAACAAGCATTTGGCGTGTGGAAACGAAGGTTTCACCTGCTACATTCGGAGATTAGGATGAAGCCAGAAAAAGTCTGCATGATGATTGGAGCTTGtgcagttttgcacaacatagCAATCCTAAGGAACGAACCTCTGGATGGCCACGCTGAAGCTGATGATCAGCCTGATCCTATTTGCTATTGTGGTCCAGAAGATGGCAAGGTCATCAGAGACCACATTTGTAATACCTTTTTCTGA
- the LOC138059106 gene encoding uncharacterized protein isoform X1 has translation MATPGPLASSKEKTNGAKLNRLIVDGGTTVLRSVFDTHHPPAKLAADLNACYSILDQLFRRRILNSHQWDKLFPVCGATPDSTTFDITLLFLLLTNICGLTPPHTGWHCKPPPSDTSHEANLARIKFFRNQLYGHITTTGVDELMFNALWQEISTVLVSLGLSQAEVDRLKAERCGEEDYLEALRDWTESEGELKTQLEDLRIQQSTTRQTVEEGNSRLENLQISQNKTQQAVKESNSRIQDVHQIVAEIRETQQNIDHEDKILKKLARIDTQHDVRDYSKRYLEGTRESFFAKINTWLDNASSPNRVLVVSGHAGVGKSVIAAEMCRRMQEAGRLAGSHFCHHDRARQRNPKVMMQSLACHLSFCLPNYTKALVEQLSGNLGVEINDMEVTDLFDLLFLEPLNRVADPGFTSLVIIDALDESEYQGRNDLLDVIANLFKHLPFWLRFLVTTRPEVNIWDSLKDLQPLILEPQDEDNLKVIRFYFERSLSDLLDVGMRELVLDDLVQKSEGVFLCAKFLVDFIRAKCSTLLTLEQLDKTLPAGIACVYQSYFERLEQDLRKELNITEEQFLCFLGAIAAAREPLPLGFVPKFLCTNLSSSTVMRKASNAIAIVSSLLPVHEDRIHFFHKSVKDWLTDKSAYGQHCFSVDEMKGHKILYTLCFNEFDELKRKGIGNSQTFPDTSRYALEHGVQHMLQLDKDMKSCSLEQRVGKYVSDPELLYAKLCVNLAGATEDIVGVMKQGGLKTISTKFHETLSSLLILLKKHRVTLMEHPFTIFQSLLNEGSSKLSDDSRLLLETKYSDKPYMEFLNKNDSQTAIQAQFVCGSEVACLDVSPSLEYMVCECRDGSIQFWSLASGNLKWKRYVKPKQYGSRLCGPFRIITSLLVFGFYRSVVFHPIKDVILPGVLNTSYSFNGDLKPLFPNTTCPREGLIATFSGQPLNLKIIKVKHPGERTLERKTKRSKHKKSVSCGCLVM, from the exons CTGAATCGCCTTATTGTTGATGGTGGAACAACTGTACTGAGAAGTGTTTTTGACACTCATCACCCTCCTGCAAAATTGGCAGCTGATCTTAATGCCTGTTATTCCATCCTTGACCAGCTTTTTCGTAGAAGAATTCTCAATAGTCACCAGTGGGACAAGCTCTTTCCTGTTTGTGGAGCGACCCCCGACTCCACCACGTTTGATATCACTCTGTTGTTCCTCCTTCTGACCAACATTTGTGGACTTACCCCTCCCCACACTGGATGGCATTGCAAGCCGCCCCCAAGTGACACTTCTCATGAGGCAAACCTAGCTCGAATTAAGTTTTTTCGTAATCAGTTGTATGGGCACATCACAACCACTGGTGTCGATGAACTGATGTTCAATGCTCTGTGGCAGGAAATCAGTACCGTTCTAGTTTCTCTTGGGTTAAGTCAGGCAGAGGTTGATCGATTAAAGGCGGAGCGATGTGGAGAGGAGGATTATCTTGAAGCCTTACGGGACTGGACAGAGAGTGAAGGAGAGCTCAAGACTCAACTTGAAGACTTACGAATCCAGCAGTCAACAACCCGACAGACTGTTGAGGAAGGTAATTCCAGACTTGAAAACCTGCAAATTTCTCAGAACAAAACCCAACAAGCTGTCAAGGAAAGCAATTCTAGGATTCAAGACGTACATCAAATTGTTGCTGAAATCCGTGAGACACAACAGAACATCGATCATGAAGATAAAATCTTAAAGAAACTTGCAAGGATTGACACGCAACATGATGTGAGAGATTATTCAAAGAGATACTTAGAAGGAACCCGTGAGtcttttttcgctaaaatcaACACCTGGTTGGATAATGCAAGCTCTCCAAATCGAGTCTTGGTGGTCAGCGGACATGCAGGGGTGGGGAAATCTGTCATTGCTGCTGAGATGTGCAGAAGAATGCAAGAAGCTGGCAGATTGGCAGGAAGCCATTTTTGTCACCATGACAGAGCACGTCAGAGGAATCCCAAGGTGATGATGCAGTCTTTAGCTTGTCACCTGTCATTCTGTCTTCCAAACTACACGAAAGCCCTTGTGGAACAGCTCTCCGGAAATCTGGGTGTAGAGATCAACGACATGGAAGTGACAGATCTCTTTGATTTGCTTTTTTTAGAGCCTCTAAACAGGGTAGCAGATCCAGGTTTTACATCTCTTGTGATAATAGATGCTTTAGATGAAAGTGAATACCAAGGACGAAATGATCTCCTTGACGTGATTGCCAACTTGTTTAAGCATTTACCATTTTGGCTTCGATTTTTGGTGACGACGCGACCTGAAGTTAACATTTGGGACAGCCTCAAAGATTTGCAACCACTAATACTGGAGCCacaagatgaagacaacttGAAGGTCATTCGATTTTACTTTGAACGGAGTCTAAGCGATTTATTAGATGTTGGAATGCGCGAGCTGGTCTTAGATGATCTTGTGCAAAAGTCAGAGGGAGTCTTTCTGTGTGCCAAGTTTTTGGTAGATTTCATAAGGGCCAAGTGTTCAACTCTTCTCACCTTGGAACAACTGGACAAGACCCTTCCGGCGGGCATCGCGTGTGTTTACCAGTCGTATTTCGAACGGCTCGAACAAGACTTGCGTAAAGAACTAAACATAACTGAAGAGCAATTTCTATGTTTCCTGGGTGCAATTGCCGCTGCCAGGGAACCACTTCCATTGGGTTTTGTTCCTAAATTTTTGTGCACGAACTTGTCGTCCTCGACTGTTATGCGAAAGGCGAGCAACGCCATTGCCATTGTGTCATCACTTCTTCCTGTTCACGAAGACCGCattcatttctttcataaatcAGTCAAGGACTGGTTGACAGACAAGTCAGCCTACGGGCAGCACTGTTTTAGTGTAGATGAAATGAAAGGCCATAAGATCCTGTATACTCTTTGCTTTAAcgagtttgacgaattaaagaGAAAAGGTATTGGCAACTCACAAACCTTCCCTGACACTTCAAGGTACGCCTTGGAACATGGTGTTCAGCACATGTTACAGTTAGACAAGGACATGAAATCCTGCAGCCTTGAACAAAGAGTTGGAAAATATGTGTCAGACCCAGAGCTTCTGTACGCAAAGCTTTGTGTGAACCTTGCAGGAGCCACGGAAGATATTGTTGGTGTAATGAAGCAGGGTGGTTTGAAGACGATATCGACCAAGTTTCATGAGACCCTCTCGTCATTATTGATTCTTTTGAAGAAGCACCGCGTAACCTTAATGGAACATCCCTTTACTATCTTTCAAAGTCTGTTGAATGAGGGAAGTAGTAAATTATCTGATGACTCCCGCCTGCTTCTGGAGACCAAGTATTCCGATAAACCTTACATGGAGTTCTTAAACAAAAATGACTCCCAAACAGCTATTCAAGCTCAGTTTGTTTGTGGATCAGAAGTGGCTTGTTTGGATGTGTCCCCTAGCTTAGAATACATGGTGTGTGAATGCCGCGATGGAAGCATTCAGTTTTGGTCACTTGCTTCAGGTAACCTCAAATGGAAACGTTATGTCAAACCAAAACAGTATGGAAGCCGTTTGTGTGGTCCTTTTAGAATCATTACAAGTTTGCTAGTGTTTGGTTTTTATCGTTCTGTGGTATTTCATCCTATCAAGGATGTCATCTTGCCAGGAGTCCTAAACACTTCTTACTCCTTTAATGGAGACTTGAAGCCCCTCTTTCCTAACA CAACGTGTCCTAGAGAGGGTCTGATTGCCACTTTTTCAGGCCAGCCATTGAACTTAAAAATTATCAAGGTAAAGCACCCGGGAGAAAGGACACTCGAGAGGAAGACAAAAAG GTCCAAGCATAAGAAGTCAGTTTCTTGTGGTTGTCTTGTAATGTGA